A region from the Hippoglossus hippoglossus isolate fHipHip1 chromosome 18, fHipHip1.pri, whole genome shotgun sequence genome encodes:
- the rps4x gene encoding 40S ribosomal protein S4, X isoform, with protein MARGPKKHLKRVAAPKHWMLDKLTGVFAPRPSTGPHKLRECLPLIIFLRNRLKYALTGDEVKKICMQRFIKIDGKVRTDITYPAGFMDVISIEKTGEHFRLIYDVKGRFTVHRITAEEAKYKLCKVKKLMVGTKGIPHLVTHDARTIRYPDPLIKVNDTIKIDLESGKITEFIKFDTANLCMVTGGANLGRIGMITNRERHPGSFDVVHVKDSTGNSFATRLSNIFVIGKGNKPWVSVPRGKGIRLTIAEERDKRLAAKQGSS; from the exons ATG gCAAGAGGACCGAAGAAGCACCTGAAGCGCGTCGCGGCGCCGAAGCACTGGATGCTGGACAAGCTCACCGGAGTGTTC gccCCGCGTCCTTCCACCGGTCCCCACAAGCTGAGGGAGTGCCTGCCCCTCATCATCTTCCTGAGGAACCGTCTGAAGTACGCCCTGACCGGGGACGAGGTGAAGAAGATCTGCATGCAGAGGTTCATCAAGATCGACGGCAAGGTCCGCACCGACATCACCTACCCGGCTGGATTCATGG ATGTGATCAGCATCGAGAAGACCGGTGAGCACTTCCGTCTGATTTACGATGTGAAGGGACGTTTCACCGTCCACCGCATCACCGCCGAGGAGGCCAAG TACAAGCTGTGCAAGGTGAAGAAGCTCATGGTTGGAACCAAGGGAATCCCCCACCTGGTGACCCACGATGCTCGCACCATCCGCTACCCCGACCCCCTCATCAAGGTCAACGACACCATCAAGATCGACCTGGAGTCCGGCAAGATCACAGAGTTCATCAAGTTTGATACTG ccaacctgtGCATGGTGACTGGTGGCGCCAATTTGGGGCGTATCGGTATGATCACCAACCGGGAGCGTCACCCCGGATCCTTCGACGTGGTGCACGTCAAGGACAGCACGGGCAACAGCTTCGCTACCAGGCTCTCCAACATCTTTGTCATTGGCAAG GGCAACAAGCCGTGGGTGTCCGTGCCCAGAGGAAAGGGAATCCGTCTGACCATCGCCGAGGAGAGAGACAAGAGGCTGGCCGCCAAGCAGGGCAGCAGCTAA
- the cited1 gene encoding cbp/p300-interacting transactivator 1 yields MTSLLFPGNAHAAMKDLSSSSSPLTTLLHYPSSKTSAAPFSPSAGPASSPGSTLSSAPLSKPQPFCLQTGPHLIASMQLQKLNSHYQNLTGASAGHPAPGGAQRGFGPSPLGSGNQLLGPTGGLGGGGMGVGITMGTQSAGAGGIIDFDPVDEEVLMSLVVELGLDRANELPELWLGQNEFDFMSDVPAGC; encoded by the coding sequence ATGACCTCACTGCTGTTCCCTGGCAACGCCCACGCTGCGATGAAggacctctcctcctcctcctctcctctcaccaccCTGCTCCACTACCCGTCCTCCAAAACCTCCGCCGCGCCCTTCTCCCCGTCTGCTGGCCCCGCCTCCTCGCCGGGGTCCACGCTGTCGTCGGCTCCGCTCTCCAAACCTCAGCCCTTCTGCCTGCAGACGGGGCCTCACCTCATCGCCAGCATGCAGCTGCAGAAGCTCAACTCGCACTACCAGAACCTCACCGGGGCTTCTGCCGGACACCCCGCGCCCGGCGGAGCTCAGAGGGGCTTCGGACCCTCGCCTCTGGGCTCTGGGAACCAGCTCCTGGGGCCGACTGGAGGCCTCGGCGGCGGCGGGATGGGGGTCGGGATCACCATGGGGACCCAGAGCGCCGGTGCAGGTGGAATTATCGACTTTGACCCCGTGGACGAGGAGGTTCTCATGTCTCTGGTGGTGGAACTGGGCCTGGACCGAGCCAACGAGCTGCCCGAGCTCTGGCTGGGTCAGAACGAGTTTGATTTCATGTCAGATGTGCCGGCTGGATGCTGA